A stretch of the Triplophysa dalaica isolate WHDGS20190420 chromosome 19, ASM1584641v1, whole genome shotgun sequence genome encodes the following:
- the ark2ca gene encoding E3 ubiquitin-protein ligase RNF165, whose protein sequence is MVLVHVGYLVLPVFGSVRSRGAHFSRHQHTHATSCRHFHLAATATPLPAEFPPPPLAPPQYQEVPPPFLPQALQQQYLIQQQLLQRRRTQERVPLNTNRLRPGYEYVPPLHVPQPIPQQPRYLAEGTDWDLSVDAGIPHQYPLQQIPQPYQHYLASPRMHHIPRSNGSTHVVVHEIRNYPYPQLHLLALQSLSPGRHSSAVRESYEELLQLEDRLGSVSRGAVQTTIERFTFPHKYKKRKPVDVKICEVEEESDVDEKCTICLSMLEDAEDVRRLPCMHLFHQGCVDQWLATSRKCPICRVDIQTQLATES, encoded by the exons GAGCACATTTTAGCAGGCACCAGCATACTCATGCTACCTCCTGCCGGCATTTTCACCTGGCTGCTACAGCGACGCCCCTGCCTGCCGAGTTCCCACCCCCTCCCCTCGCCCCGCCTCAGTACCAGGAAGTCCCGCCCCCTTTCCTACCTCAGGCCTTACAGCAGCAATACCTCATCCAGCAACAGTTACTGCAGCGCAG ACGTACACAGGAGAGGGTCCCGCTGAACACAAACAGGTTACGCCCAGGATATGAATATGTCCCGCCTCTTCACGTACCACAGCCAATCCCACAGCAGCCCAGATATCTGGCGGAAGGCACAGACTG GGATCTGAGTGTGGATGCAGGTATTCCTCATCAGTACCCACTGCAGCAGATTCCTCAGCCGTACCAGCATTACCTGGCATCCCCCAGAATGCATCACATCCCCAGGAGCAACGGATCGACACATGTg GTTGTTCATGAGATAAGGAACTATCCGTATCCACAGCTCCACCTGCTGGCGCTCCAGAGCTTGAGTCCCGGTCGACACTCTTCTGCTGTTCGAGAGAGCTACGAG GAACTGCTGCAGTTAGAAGATCGATTGGGAAGCGTGAGTCGAGGGGCCGTGCAGACCACCATAGAGAGATTCACCTTCCCTCACAAATACAAgaag CGGAAGCCTGTGGATGTGAAGATCTGTGAGGTTGAGGAAGAGTCTGATGTAGATGAGAAATGCACCATCTGCCTCTCCATGCTGGAGGATGCAGAAGATGTCAG gcgGTTACCCTGTATGCATTTATTCCATCAGGGATGTGTGGATCAGTGGTTGGCCACCAGTCGGAAGTGTCCCATCTGCAGAGTGGACATCCAAACACAACTCGCGACCGAGAGCTGA